From Saprospiraceae bacterium, one genomic window encodes:
- the purL gene encoding phosphoribosylformylglycinamidine synthase subunit PurL — MELPGLETAQKLGLQEIEYQKIVEILGRQPNFTELSIYSVMWSEHCSYKNSILQLKKLPRKGSRLLVEAGEENAGLVDIGDGLACAFKIESHNHPSAIEPYQGAATGVGGIHRDIFTMGARPIAALNSLRFGNPDLQHTKKLIRGVVKGIGNYGNSFGVPTVGGEVYFNDCYNQNILVNAMSVGIVEVGKTVSARADGPGNPVFIVGSATGKDGIHGATFASADLTENSSEDLPAVQVGDPFQEKLLLEASLEAIATGQIVGMQDMGAAGITCSTSEMSAKSRTGMVIWLDKVPTRQKNMQPFEILLSESQERMLIVCKKGGEESLQKVFEKWDLECVQIGEVTDTGILEYYMHQEKVAEVPAESLVLGGGAPVYQRESVRPHYMDKMDEFSPSIILEPDDLVDVAKRLISTPNIASKKWISNQYDRMVRLGTVTAGMPADAAVVRIKGTQRGLALTVDCNSAYVYAHPYEGGMIAVAEAARNISCTGALPVAITNCLNFGNPYNPEVYYQFEHALKGMGDACRKFDTPVTGGNVSFYNQSNTHGKVEPIYPTPTIGMLGILENLDHFTTLGFKNEGDLIILVGKQNNHIGLSEYLVHIHGIDLAPCPYFNLEEEHQMQQSLRALIHQGIIHSAHDVSEGGIFISLAESAMVSGIGCQIKIPFEFRSDIFLFGESQGRVLISCAPENKMQIISFLTSAGVEAREIGICSGKNIQINQQNYGSIEQFKKLYNEVLENKMKI, encoded by the coding sequence ATGGAGTTACCTGGATTAGAAACAGCACAGAAACTGGGGTTACAAGAGATAGAATACCAAAAAATCGTTGAAATACTGGGACGCCAACCCAATTTCACTGAATTGAGTATCTACTCAGTGATGTGGTCAGAACATTGTTCCTATAAAAACTCCATTTTACAACTGAAAAAACTACCCCGCAAAGGGAGTCGTCTTTTGGTTGAAGCCGGGGAAGAAAATGCAGGCCTGGTAGATATCGGAGATGGTTTGGCCTGTGCATTTAAAATAGAATCTCACAATCACCCCTCTGCCATTGAGCCATACCAAGGTGCGGCAACTGGCGTAGGTGGTATACACCGAGATATTTTTACGATGGGGGCAAGGCCCATTGCAGCCTTGAATTCGTTGCGATTTGGAAACCCCGACCTCCAGCACACCAAAAAACTGATTCGAGGTGTCGTCAAAGGAATTGGCAACTACGGAAATTCATTTGGAGTACCAACCGTCGGTGGAGAGGTTTATTTCAACGACTGTTACAACCAAAATATCCTTGTGAATGCCATGTCAGTTGGAATCGTGGAAGTGGGCAAAACAGTCTCTGCCCGTGCTGATGGGCCCGGCAATCCAGTATTTATTGTGGGTTCAGCCACCGGTAAAGATGGTATCCACGGAGCTACCTTTGCCTCAGCAGATTTAACCGAAAATTCTTCCGAAGATCTACCCGCTGTACAAGTGGGAGATCCCTTCCAGGAAAAATTACTGCTGGAAGCTAGTCTAGAAGCCATTGCCACTGGGCAGATTGTTGGAATGCAAGACATGGGAGCCGCAGGAATCACCTGCTCAACATCAGAAATGTCCGCGAAATCAAGGACCGGGATGGTCATCTGGCTGGATAAAGTACCGACCCGTCAAAAGAACATGCAACCGTTTGAAATTCTACTTTCTGAATCGCAAGAGAGAATGCTCATCGTGTGCAAAAAAGGTGGAGAAGAATCTCTTCAAAAAGTATTTGAAAAGTGGGATCTCGAATGCGTTCAAATAGGGGAAGTTACTGATACAGGTATATTAGAATATTATATGCATCAGGAAAAAGTAGCAGAAGTGCCAGCAGAATCCTTGGTCCTTGGAGGTGGCGCTCCGGTCTATCAAAGAGAATCTGTTCGTCCGCACTATATGGATAAGATGGATGAATTTTCCCCATCCATCATCCTCGAACCGGACGATTTGGTTGATGTTGCCAAGAGACTGATTTCTACGCCAAATATCGCCAGCAAAAAATGGATTTCCAATCAATACGACCGGATGGTCAGGCTTGGCACTGTGACCGCGGGAATGCCTGCTGATGCTGCAGTTGTAAGAATCAAAGGAACCCAAAGAGGTTTAGCCTTAACAGTGGATTGCAATTCCGCTTATGTTTACGCCCATCCATACGAAGGTGGAATGATTGCGGTGGCAGAAGCAGCACGGAATATTAGCTGCACAGGTGCCCTCCCGGTCGCCATCACCAATTGCCTGAATTTTGGAAATCCGTATAATCCGGAAGTGTATTATCAGTTTGAACACGCTTTAAAAGGGATGGGTGATGCCTGTAGAAAATTTGACACACCGGTAACAGGTGGCAACGTTAGTTTTTACAATCAATCCAACACCCATGGCAAGGTGGAACCCATCTACCCCACTCCAACCATTGGCATGCTGGGTATTCTAGAAAATCTGGATCATTTTACAACTCTGGGATTTAAGAATGAGGGAGACCTGATCATTCTTGTTGGCAAGCAAAACAATCATATTGGACTTAGCGAATACCTCGTCCATATTCACGGAATTGATTTGGCACCTTGCCCCTATTTCAATTTGGAGGAGGAGCATCAAATGCAACAGTCATTGCGAGCACTGATTCACCAGGGAATTATCCATTCTGCACATGATGTCTCTGAAGGAGGAATTTTTATAAGCTTGGCTGAATCAGCCATGGTGTCAGGAATTGGTTGTCAAATCAAAATTCCTTTTGAATTCAGGAGTGACATTTTCCTATTTGGTGAAAGCCAGGGAAGGGTTTTGATCAGTTGTGCTCCTGAAAACAAAATGCAGATTATTTCGTTCCTTACATCCGCGGGAGTAGAAGCCAGAGAAATTGGTATTTGCTCAGGCAAAAACATCCAGATCAACCAACAGAACTATGGAAGCATTGAACAATTCAAGAAATTGTACAATGAGGTATTGGAAAATAAAATGAAAATTTAA
- a CDS encoding thymidylate synthase has translation MNAYLQLLEKVLKEGVVKSDRTGTGTKSIFGYQMRFELSKGFPLLTTKRIHLKSVIYELLWFLKGDTNVQYLNEHGVTIWDEWASEQGELGPVYGQQWRSWNCKDGRVIDQISDVIHTLKTNPDSRRMVVSAWNVEDLPKMALNPCHCLFQFYVSEGKLSCQLYQRSADLFLGVPFNIASYALLTMMMAQVCHLEPGDFVHSFGDVHLYLNHIDQANVQLSRSPYPLPKMLINKKVEDIDQFVFSDFELINYQSHPAIKAPISV, from the coding sequence ATGAATGCTTATCTACAGCTATTGGAAAAAGTATTGAAGGAAGGAGTGGTTAAATCAGACCGAACCGGGACCGGCACCAAAAGTATTTTTGGATATCAGATGCGATTTGAGCTTTCGAAAGGTTTTCCCCTGCTTACCACAAAGAGAATTCATTTGAAATCTGTTATTTATGAATTGCTTTGGTTTTTGAAGGGAGATACGAACGTTCAGTATCTGAATGAGCATGGTGTCACTATTTGGGACGAATGGGCCAGTGAACAGGGAGAGCTAGGACCAGTTTACGGTCAACAGTGGAGATCATGGAATTGTAAAGACGGACGTGTTATTGATCAGATTTCAGACGTCATTCATACCCTTAAAACCAATCCTGATTCCCGGAGAATGGTCGTTTCTGCTTGGAATGTGGAAGACCTTCCCAAAATGGCATTAAATCCGTGCCACTGTCTTTTCCAATTTTATGTGTCTGAAGGCAAATTATCTTGTCAGCTTTACCAAAGAAGTGCAGACTTGTTTTTGGGAGTCCCGTTTAATATTGCATCTTATGCATTACTCACCATGATGATGGCTCAAGTATGCCATTTGGAGCCTGGCGATTTTGTCCATAGCTTCGGAGACGTTCACTTGTATTTAAATCACATCGACCAGGCCAATGTACAACTTTCCAGAAGTCCATATCCCTTGCCTAAGATGCTGATCAACAAAAAAGTGGAGGATATTGATCAATTTGTTTTTAGTGATTTTGAGTTAATAAATTATCAATCTCATCCAGCGATCAAGGCACCCATTTCAGTATGA
- a CDS encoding T9SS type A sorting domain-containing protein — protein MKIKIYTLLSVYFVFLNFAGTQSSYRLTSGDVDIRITEVIEVATPPSALATSNPMICIGSNYSYLDGRGDGVLLSQLDQRLSSIKSYKIFGQRSHLAAKDLVSTGSDYFILGDIGNSGIFISKISNAGVPQWSKSFHFAQGGNQISAVDLLFANNQFYLLTNVQTEASNPSGFLITQLAEDGRINWSKWFTGSSITSHHYFGSSLTFSSDRSILVSGRRVSMASEFDKEIFLLKLNESGESQIQKTMIFYNSFGKRMSPGIPYLDVNGINLHLVVQAVDPGNVPGNLTVTMIDNDLNIRTWRNYSPMFRVEEFKIGSNKFLLSGQNTGRKSGNGYAMVGINNANAIPEIVDYYQSGFENSSHQGSSSLGFHRSWQKYLMASRPDNGRHSEISFSIRPERQEAYCADTFSFTVTKDPIDNEESLDLISENVGLETSELQLIVEPFEQRLEVICNLTSTEELASKFNIFPTIATDRINILNHDGINFQTMITGLDGKVVYKQAAFQKEHIDISDFPDGIYFLQLTDLLTAKSYTAKFIKKD, from the coding sequence ATGAAAATAAAAATTTACACATTGCTTTCAGTTTATTTTGTTTTTTTAAATTTTGCCGGAACTCAATCCAGCTATCGTTTGACATCGGGTGATGTGGATATTCGGATTACGGAAGTAATCGAAGTTGCAACACCGCCTTCTGCTCTCGCAACATCCAATCCGATGATTTGCATTGGATCCAATTACTCCTATTTGGATGGGCGCGGAGACGGTGTTTTGTTATCTCAGCTTGATCAAAGACTAAGTTCGATAAAGTCTTATAAAATTTTTGGACAAAGAAGTCATCTTGCTGCAAAGGATTTGGTTTCGACCGGTTCCGATTATTTTATTCTTGGAGACATCGGCAACAGTGGAATTTTTATTAGTAAAATATCAAATGCTGGCGTGCCGCAATGGTCGAAATCATTTCATTTTGCACAGGGAGGGAATCAAATTTCTGCTGTTGATCTTCTCTTTGCCAACAACCAATTTTATCTTTTGACCAATGTACAAACTGAAGCATCCAATCCAAGTGGATTTTTAATTACACAATTGGCAGAAGATGGCCGTATAAATTGGTCCAAATGGTTTACAGGATCCTCAATTACTTCTCACCATTACTTCGGATCAAGCCTTACTTTTTCATCGGATCGAAGCATTCTGGTCAGTGGCAGAAGGGTGAGCATGGCTTCGGAATTTGACAAGGAGATATTCTTACTCAAATTGAATGAATCAGGAGAGAGCCAAATACAAAAAACAATGATTTTTTACAACTCATTTGGAAAGAGAATGAGTCCCGGAATTCCTTATCTGGATGTCAATGGGATCAATCTTCATTTGGTCGTTCAAGCAGTTGATCCTGGAAATGTACCCGGTAATCTAACAGTAACCATGATTGACAATGATTTAAACATTCGCACCTGGAGAAATTACAGCCCAATGTTTCGAGTTGAAGAATTCAAAATTGGATCGAACAAATTTTTATTATCAGGTCAGAATACAGGAAGGAAAAGCGGCAATGGTTATGCCATGGTTGGAATCAACAATGCAAACGCCATACCGGAAATAGTAGATTATTACCAATCGGGGTTTGAAAATTCGAGTCATCAAGGAAGTTCCTCGTTGGGTTTTCACAGGTCCTGGCAGAAGTATTTGATGGCATCACGACCAGATAATGGAAGGCATTCGGAAATTAGTTTTAGCATTCGTCCAGAAAGACAAGAGGCTTATTGCGCAGATACTTTTTCATTTACAGTGACAAAGGATCCAATTGATAATGAGGAATCTCTTGATCTGATTTCTGAAAATGTGGGTTTGGAAACTTCAGAATTGCAATTGATTGTGGAACCATTTGAGCAAAGATTGGAAGTTATTTGCAATCTGACTTCAACCGAAGAGCTTGCTTCAAAATTTAATATTTTTCCAACCATCGCCACTGATCGAATAAATATACTGAATCACGATGGAATTAATTTTCAAACGATGATTACAGGCTTGGATGGGAAAGTTGTATACAAGCAGGCTGCTTTTCAAAAGGAACATATCGATATATCAGATTTTCCGGATGGAATCTATTTTTTGCAATTGACAGATTTGTTGACTGCTAAATCCTACACAGCAAAATTTATTAAGAAAGATTAA
- a CDS encoding VCBS repeat-containing protein, translating to MTLRLALIFIWFLAISFLIAQPFQTLDIPFYISQKKLLCPATGGFNNPQFSEADLNLDGQDDLIVFDRTGNVVLPYLFNPANSKYEFQFAYKSIFPPVEDWVLAKDYNRDGLVDLFCSSSRIGIPGIEVYTGYLENGKLRFSLFKTYRNFNALMWPTGNDKYTQIPVDFTDIPAIDDVDMDGDLDIISFEPGGSRVYYFKNISVERGWGTDSLYFVLESLCYGGFVESGLNSDIKLSGSIDSCASYFTSPDPVVRHAGSTLLSLDLDNNGLQDLLIGDLSSDHLVALYNDGRKDKSWMKTMEINWPLKSRPVNIPRFVAAFEVDVDKDGLKDVIASTNQRGLSKNSDNVWYYKKISRQLGEAQYDFVQQNFLTEEMLDFGSVACPVFVDYNQDGLMDLLVGTEGIYQTGNKLQASLILFENKGTRTHPEYHLVDSNYLNFRQYSEGDFPSYSLTPTFGDLDGDGDLDLLVGDHDGFLFYCENLAGANNPFRFRAPEFGYMNIKAKQQACPWLVDLNEDGLLDLVIGTQTGNNNTNFEPCSSFFYFENIGTKFKAQFDPDSRKLPNTACLGHAIIQGIGSQMYGSPRIYKFGNEYKMLAGSLIGKINLLERINGHIYDTFSIINSDFGQIREGSRTHIDLYDINDDGVLDMVVGNIRGGFSFYQTNLKTDGTYVQTKHQAVSPLSVHPNPVGDVLFFEADEALSGLIEFIDLYGRVVHREHIHDRWELKVPSELSNGWYLIKLINQHSILLQNIIIAR from the coding sequence ATGACATTAAGACTTGCCTTAATTTTTATTTGGTTTTTAGCAATTTCCTTCCTCATCGCTCAGCCCTTTCAAACCCTGGATATTCCCTTTTACATTTCACAGAAAAAGCTGCTATGTCCGGCAACGGGGGGATTCAATAATCCGCAATTTAGCGAAGCTGATCTCAATTTGGATGGTCAGGATGATCTGATCGTATTTGACAGAACAGGAAATGTTGTTTTGCCTTATCTTTTTAATCCTGCTAATTCAAAGTATGAGTTTCAATTTGCCTATAAGTCAATATTCCCACCAGTTGAGGATTGGGTTCTTGCAAAGGATTACAACAGAGATGGACTTGTGGATCTATTCTGCAGTTCTTCGCGAATTGGCATTCCGGGAATAGAAGTCTATACGGGGTATTTGGAAAATGGAAAATTGCGTTTCAGTCTATTTAAAACTTACCGTAATTTCAATGCTTTGATGTGGCCCACCGGCAATGACAAATACACCCAAATACCTGTCGATTTTACAGACATACCGGCCATCGATGATGTGGATATGGATGGAGATTTGGATATTATAAGTTTTGAGCCTGGAGGCTCCAGGGTATATTATTTTAAAAACATTTCTGTGGAAAGAGGCTGGGGTACGGATTCTCTCTATTTTGTGTTAGAGTCTCTGTGTTATGGTGGATTCGTCGAATCTGGATTAAACAGTGACATCAAACTCAGCGGAAGCATTGACTCATGCGCCAGTTATTTTACGAGTCCGGATCCTGTGGTTCGCCATGCTGGTTCGACCTTGTTGAGTCTGGATCTGGACAACAATGGTTTGCAGGACTTACTGATCGGTGATTTGTCCAGTGATCATCTGGTGGCTTTGTACAACGATGGACGCAAGGACAAATCCTGGATGAAGACCATGGAAATCAACTGGCCGCTGAAAAGTAGACCGGTCAATATTCCAAGATTCGTAGCTGCCTTTGAGGTCGATGTTGACAAGGATGGTCTAAAAGATGTCATTGCATCTACCAACCAAAGGGGGCTTTCCAAAAATTCAGACAACGTTTGGTACTACAAGAAGATTTCCCGACAATTGGGTGAAGCTCAATATGACTTTGTTCAGCAAAATTTTCTGACCGAAGAAATGTTGGATTTTGGATCTGTGGCTTGTCCTGTATTTGTGGATTACAATCAGGATGGATTGATGGATTTATTGGTGGGGACAGAAGGAATTTATCAAACCGGAAATAAATTGCAGGCCAGTTTGATATTATTTGAGAACAAAGGAACACGCACTCATCCTGAATATCATTTAGTAGACAGCAATTACCTCAATTTTAGACAATATTCAGAAGGAGATTTTCCTTCCTATTCTCTTACGCCAACATTTGGAGATCTGGATGGAGATGGAGATCTTGACCTCCTGGTCGGGGATCACGATGGATTTTTGTTTTACTGTGAGAATTTGGCAGGAGCCAATAATCCTTTTCGTTTCAGAGCTCCTGAATTCGGTTACATGAACATCAAAGCCAAACAACAAGCTTGTCCTTGGTTGGTGGATTTGAATGAAGATGGTTTGCTAGATTTGGTGATTGGCACGCAGACTGGAAACAACAACACCAATTTTGAACCTTGCAGTAGTTTTTTCTACTTTGAAAATATAGGAACTAAATTCAAAGCCCAATTTGATCCTGATTCAAGGAAATTGCCAAACACCGCATGTCTTGGTCATGCGATCATTCAAGGAATTGGTTCACAAATGTATGGTTCCCCCAGAATTTATAAGTTCGGAAATGAGTACAAAATGCTTGCAGGAAGCTTAATTGGAAAAATAAATTTGTTGGAACGGATCAATGGTCATATTTACGATACATTCTCTATCATCAATTCTGATTTTGGACAGATCCGGGAAGGTTCCAGGACTCATATCGATTTGTACGACATCAATGATGACGGTGTTTTGGATATGGTAGTTGGGAATATAAGAGGAGGTTTTAGCTTTTATCAGACGAACCTAAAGACGGATGGAACGTACGTTCAAACCAAGCACCAGGCTGTTTCACCCTTATCGGTACATCCGAATCCGGTTGGTGATGTGCTGTTTTTTGAGGCAGATGAAGCACTGTCAGGACTCATTGAATTTATTGACCTGTATGGGAGGGTTGTGCATCGCGAACATATTCACGATCGTTGGGAATTGAAGGTTCCCTCAGAATTGTCAAATGGTTGGTATCTGATCAAATTGATAAACCAACATTCTATATTATTGCAGAATATAATTATTGCCAGATGA
- a CDS encoding c-type cytochrome codes for MSCKQVLRILIALLFIQSFAMAAPDIELGKTSFKNNCASCHNKNMKDALTGPALAGFVERWAAYPKEDLYKWIRNSQAMINSGHPKAKELWDQYKPTVMTAFPNLSDDEIESLTLYINGVAEGSYPPKSADVAGGTAASNATSAASSPIWLYLIFGILLALALFLWSLQNDLIYSKKLAEGDPTASRRSVWELLTSKSVVTFVIFALVLFGGYTTVNNAISLGRQQNYAPEQPIKFSHATHAGLHKIDCNYCHDGARRSKQSVIPPASTCMNCHKAIKTGSKYGTAELTKIYASIGFDPLTDKYIPNYESLSNEEIKNIYTKWIGEEYKKANAVASISGDAQVLVDEQWSNIEASLTHESKPKVSGPIEWIRIHNLPDHVYFNHSQHVTIGKLDCQKCHGKVEEMDVLRQYSPLSMGWCINCHRQTDVKFQDNAYYETYKTYHQELKDGKRTSVKVSDIGGLECQKCHY; via the coding sequence ATGAGCTGCAAACAAGTTCTAAGGATTCTTATTGCTCTACTCTTCATTCAGTCGTTTGCTATGGCTGCTCCGGATATAGAGCTTGGAAAAACCTCTTTTAAAAACAATTGTGCCAGCTGTCACAACAAAAATATGAAAGACGCCCTGACAGGACCTGCACTTGCGGGATTTGTAGAGCGTTGGGCAGCATATCCAAAAGAGGACCTTTATAAGTGGATACGGAATTCTCAGGCCATGATCAATTCGGGGCACCCAAAAGCCAAAGAGCTATGGGATCAATACAAGCCAACTGTGATGACGGCCTTTCCGAATTTATCTGATGATGAAATTGAAAGTCTGACTTTATATATCAATGGGGTAGCTGAAGGTAGCTATCCACCAAAATCTGCAGATGTAGCGGGTGGTACAGCTGCATCGAATGCGACTTCAGCAGCTTCTTCTCCAATATGGTTGTACCTTATTTTTGGCATCCTGTTGGCACTTGCTCTTTTCCTCTGGAGCTTACAAAATGATTTAATTTACTCTAAAAAATTGGCAGAAGGCGATCCAACGGCATCAAGAAGATCAGTTTGGGAACTATTGACCAGTAAATCCGTGGTCACTTTTGTCATTTTCGCTTTGGTTCTTTTTGGGGGATATACTACGGTTAATAATGCCATTTCATTGGGTCGTCAGCAAAATTATGCCCCTGAGCAACCAATCAAATTCAGTCACGCTACACATGCGGGACTGCATAAGATAGATTGCAATTATTGTCACGATGGTGCCAGGAGAAGCAAACAAAGTGTGATTCCTCCAGCCAGCACTTGTATGAATTGCCATAAAGCAATCAAAACAGGAAGCAAATACGGTACTGCTGAATTGACTAAAATTTATGCTTCCATTGGATTTGACCCCTTGACTGACAAATATATCCCTAATTATGAATCCCTTAGCAATGAGGAAATTAAAAACATCTATACCAAATGGATTGGCGAAGAATATAAAAAAGCAAATGCAGTTGCTTCTATAAGTGGTGATGCTCAAGTTTTGGTCGATGAGCAATGGAGCAATATTGAAGCTTCACTTACACACGAATCCAAGCCCAAAGTTTCAGGTCCGATCGAATGGATTAGAATCCATAATTTACCAGACCATGTTTACTTTAACCACTCACAGCATGTGACCATTGGAAAATTGGATTGTCAAAAATGTCACGGTAAGGTGGAAGAAATGGATGTTCTAAGACAATATTCTCCACTCTCTATGGGATGGTGTATTAATTGTCACCGTCAGACGGATGTAAAGTTTCAGGACAATGCATATTATGAAACTTACAAAACATACCATCAGGAACTTAAAGATGGAAAGAGAACCAGTGTAAAAGTTTCCGATATTGGAGGTCTTGAATGTCAAAAATGTCACTATTGA